The Culex quinquefasciatus strain JHB chromosome 2, VPISU_Cqui_1.0_pri_paternal, whole genome shotgun sequence genome contains the following window.
GACTGTACGCGAACCGAATTTGGCCGCATCGTAGCGAGGCTTCCGAGTATTTCTTCAAGCGCTTAGCCGCTTGGAACGTGTCGATTGGGTTGTTCAACGAATCGGGCGAATTGCTGGCGTGGTGCTTTCAGTGGCCTACCGGGGCTATTGGTCCACTGGAGGTGCATCCGGATCATTACCGGAAGGGTTACGGAACCATTATTGCGAAGGCGATCGCCAAGGAGGTGGCTAAGGCAGGATTCAATTGTTACGGAACGGTCCGAGTTGAGAATGAGGCTTCTGCTGCGATGTTTACCAAGTTGGGATTTAGACCTGTTGATTGTCACAACTTCGTACGTAATAAAGCGAGGAAGCTGTGCGAATGGGCAGATTGATTCCCACTTTCACTTTTTGTTAAACTAGCTTTGGTCTTTTTTGAGTCCAAGAAATATTGTTACTTTGTAAACAaataaaagttttattgaatataaacaatttgaattatttttttattcacataATCCATGATACAATAACTCAATCTGCCCATTCGCACAGCTTCCTGGCCTTACTCTTCGTATAATGATGATAATCCGTCGATTCGAATCCTAGCTTGGTGAACATCCCAATTGAAGCTGCGTTCGTCTTCCAAACCGTTCCATAGCAGTTGAAGCCCAACTTGGCAACCTCCTTGGCGATCGCCTTCGCAATGATAGTTCCGTAACCCTTCCGGTAGTGATCCGGATGTACCTCCAGCGGACCAATAGCCCCCGTAGGCCAATGGAAGCTCCACGCCAGCAGTTCATTGGAATCGTTGAACAACCCTACCGATGCATTCCAAGCAGCCAATCGCTTGAAGAAATACTCGGAAGCTTCGTTACGTTGGGGCCAAACCCGGTTCGCATACAGTCCGTGCTCGATTCCCAGCTTCTCCAAGCGTAGACCCTCCGGAAGATCTATCTCAAACTTAAGACACTCCTCCTTGGGCAGGTGGAAGAAGAACGCTTCCTTGTACCAGACGGTTTCAATTTGCATCGACTTCTGGACAATAATTAGCGCAGATTGATGACTGTCCCGTATGCTACAGATCACGTAGCTGTAATCCCAGTCCAAAAGCTGGAATGCACGTATTAATGTGTCGCATGACTCTTCCAGCGTATAAGCGAAGACTTGATTGCGATCCTATGAAAGAACAGAGGTCAACTTAAACAATTTCTGTACGCTTACATATCCTACCACAATCAAATACGTTCCATTCTGCCTCCAACTTCCGTTCAAACTGACCACTTGCAAATGCTTAATTCTTAAATCGATCTTGATCCAGTTGATGTAGTTCTGAATGGTATTGAACGCCACTTCATGTTTTGGCCAATCCACACGGAACAAATCTCGCAATTCCGGCCAATCTTCACAAGGGATTTGTTCGAGCACGTCCAGAACACTCATCTTGTACTTGTACTCCTAGTGCTGGTCCAGTCGCTACTGACGACCTTCCACAAATTTGGTGTTCATGGTAAGATAAGACCGCGCACGTCACCTCcaataggggggggggggggttcaacACTCTGGAACAGATTTATGTGATGTGTATTCAAGCTTATCTAAACAATTGTTCTATCTTGTCGTGAATTACTAACCTAGACACTTTTCGGCTGATAATACAGTCTGGACTCGATTATCCCAAGCCTCCATTGTACGAACTTCCGATTGTTCGAAGTTCGACTATCCAAAGGTttgtttggaatttggaatacagtccagactcgattatccgaaggcctcggaaaaattcacttcggataatctaatctttggataatcgaatcacgaaaaaactttttttttttcaatgtcttATTTTGTATGGCCGAACATAAGTatgagagcatgagcatgagagatcacccatggttgcccctccgttgctgaacagaaccataatatcctttcagcactactgattataggcttcaacgatctagtggtgtttcccttatcaacagcatgtatgaatgcgctgaaaagataaaacaccatgattgctaaagctagatcagttg
Protein-coding sequences here:
- the LOC6037029 gene encoding uncharacterized protein LOC6037029 produces the protein MSVLDVLEQIPCEDWPELRDLFRVDWPKHEVAFNTIQNYINWIKIDLRIKHLQVVSLNGSWRQNGTYLIVDRNQVFAYTLEESCDTLIRAFQLLDWDYSYVICSIRDSHQSALIIVQKSMQIETVWYKEAFFFHLPKEECLKFEIDLPEGLRLEKLGIEHGLYANRVWPQRNEASEYFFKRLAAWNASVGLFNDSNELLAWSFHWPTGAIGPLEVHPDHYRKGYGTIIAKAIAKEVAKLGFNCYGTVWKTNAASIGMFTKLGFESTDYHHYTKSKARKLCEWAD